The Gossypium hirsutum isolate 1008001.06 chromosome D03, Gossypium_hirsutum_v2.1, whole genome shotgun sequence genomic interval ACGGGTCTCTGTGAACTCACATGGTCCTTCTCTGTCCTTTCACAGTTCTTCATCTTCCTCAGAACCATTTTTGGGTCTTCCTTGTTTTCTTTTAGAGTGGTAAAGTCCTGTTCTTTATTCCATTATCAGCTGTCCTTGTTTCAAAGAAacgtttttttttggtttttttttctgttcAGTTATGAACAAAGTTTTCTCTGATATTATTTTCTCAGTGATGGGATTTCAAAGCAGTGTAGAAAGTAAAATGTTGGGATTGAAATTTACATCGTCAAAGCACAAGCGATCAAAGAGGTGAGTTCTGATATGAGGTTTTCCTTAAGAAAAAACTTAGAACTTGAAGGACCAAATTTGCTAATTCCCCTTTTTCAGTTTAGCTCTCCATGTTTTTGCTGTGGTACTGGTTTATAgcttgaaacaacttaaatattgaCTCTTTGCTTAATATTTGTTGATTTATAGCAATTTGCAATTAATAAGCCATAGGTGAATTACTTTAAGAAACTGAAATCTTGGTCTTCTTGCttgtagaagaaaaaaaaagttatcttCTTTTTGCTTTAGTTTCAGAATTGCAATGACAGCTCTCAAAAATCTTGCCTTCTGCAAATATTATCCATTGAtccttggattttttttattcacaTAACAGCTTTCCAGAAAAGAGAAGAGTTGAAGAAGATAGCTTGGATGGTTCTCTTGAAGCATCAAATCGTATAAAGCTGGTATTTTTTTTCCTTGTTAACTCCAAAAGTGATTTATAAATCACAGTAAAAGTACCATGTAGGCCCCTGTACTAGGAGTtgaattgcattttgcccctctACTGGGGGACTCCATTATACTTTTACCATATGCTCCTCAATAAAAACTGGGGTATAAGGCTTTGTTTAGCTGAGTTTAATGTCTCTTGATATATAGATTAATTATTTGAGATCAAGGGTATggttatatatgtatgtatatggtAACTAGGATATGAGGCACTTGAAGGACACTGTCAAAACTCGGAATAAACAATCTCCTAGTCCCGGCACTGAGGTCCAGCAAAACTCTTTGAAACAAGAGGTGTGGAACTGAACCTgtttttatatcattttactTATCTTTGGTCATTTGAGGGCTTTAATTTGATTCAAGGATAGCTCGGTCAGGTCTTTATATCGTTTTTCATGCAGATTTTACAGCTTGAGAAACGGTTACAAGATCAATTTGAGGTTCGTCATGCATTGGAAACAGCATTGGGTTATAGGACTTCCTCTCATGATAATAGAAATGAAACATCAGTGTCCATAACAAAGGTAGTTCCTCTGAACTCTCGAACTATCGTTTTAGCCCTTTCGTTATATGTTTATGTCATGACGGTCGGCACTACTTTTCTGCAGCCAGCTACCGAGTTAATCAAGGAAATTGCCGTGTTAGAACTGGAAGTTGTTTAtttagaacaataccttctcttGTTGTATAGGAAAGCTTTTGATCAACAAGTGTCTTCTATATCACTGTCTAAACGGGATGAAAGGATAAAAACACCACTAGATTCCCCGAGAGGGAGGTTTTCGAAAGTTTCGAGACCTGATGATGTATCAAAAGTTGAAAATTTAGCTGTACGGTCCAGTTACTGTGAGAACCCATGCGAGGAGCCTAGTGTTCATCGCTGTCATTCCTCACTATCTCAACATTCCGTACTTTCAAGTAGAACTTCAACTCTGGACGAGAATTTGGATAGAGCTATACGTGCCTGCCATTCGCAACCTTTGTCCATGACTGAGGTAACTTATGTTTAGCATGTAACCATCCCGAAAGAATTGTTTTTCGTTGTACTTTACATTACATTTTTGGTTAGTTTCCGGTTATATACAGCATTGTAAACCATCAGTCGGTTAACATACTTTTGCTTGGTTCTCGACAGTACGCACAGAATGCGTCAAATATAATCAGTCTGGCCGAACATCTTGGGACTCGTATTTCTGATCATGTTCCAGAGACACCAAACAAGCTTTCCGAGGATATGATAAAATGCATGGCTGCTATATATTGCAAGCTCGCAGACCCGCCTTTGATCCAAAACGGATTTTCATCTCCGAATTCATCCATGTCATCGGCCAGTGCATTTTCCCCACCACAACAACATGACATGTGGAGTCCTGGGTTCCGAAACAATTCATCTTTTGATGTACGGTTAGATAACCCTTTTCACGTGGAAGGACTTAAAGAGTTTAGTGGACCGTATAGCACGATGGTCGAAGTGCCTTGGATTTTCAGAGATAGTCAAAAGCTAGGTGATGTTGAACACTTGCTACAAAATTTCAGGCACGTCTCTTGTACTTACAAACATCACAATAAAAACCTGTCACGGTTTTTCATATGTTCATCGATTTATTTTGTTATATAGGTCACTTATATGTCGACTCGAAGAAATCGATCCTATGAACTTGAAACATGAAGAGAAGTTGGCATTCTGGATAAACATACACAATTCATTAGTGATGCATGTAAGTGTCCTCATCAATGAAAAGAATCTGCTATAATAATGTTGGCTCAGTTTTATCAGTCTTTCGTTTCCTGCATGATAGGCTTTTCTAGCTTACGGTATCCCGCAAAATAATGTGAAGAGACTCTTTCTACTATTAAGGGTAAGAATAACTCGTCCCATTGTCCCGTTGTTGCATATCTAGAACGATGCAACTGCATTGGTTCGTGTTATCTTATACCATTTACCTTGCAGGCTGCATATAACATAGGGGGTCACACCATCAGTGCAGATACAATACAGAGTTCTATCCTTGGATGTCGTATATCTCGTCCTGGACAGGTAAATCACACGCCTCATCTTTCATTTCCTCGATTTTATGGTGCTGATAAAGTTTTCCTACTTGTAGTGGCTTCGGTTATTACTCTCTTCGAAGACAAAGTTTAAAACTGGAGACGAGAAGCAAGCATATGCAATCAAACAACCCGAACCTCTTTTGTACTTTGCCCTCTGCACAGGAAACCATTCTGATCCTGCGGTACTGTCTCATATCCTTCCATGTTTTCCCCTTATCAGCCTTGTTGTTGTACttaattcttttttctttagaTCCGTGCTTACACGCCGAAGAGAGTATTTCAAGAGCTAGAAACTGCAAAAGAAGAGTACATTCGTGCTACGTTCGGTGTCCGTAAAGACCAGAAAATTTTGTTACCGAAGATCATTGAGTCATTCGCGAAGGATTCAAGTTTGGATTCGGTCGGCATCATCGAAATGGTCGAACGCGCGTTGCCTGAATCACTTCGTAGAAGCATTAGAAAATGTCAGCTAGGAAAATCACGTAAGAACATTGCATGGATTCCTCGGAACTTTACCTTTAGGTATCTAATATCTAAAGAATTACTAAGATGATTTTCATTGTACAAAaagtagaaatgaaaaaggatataTAACAATGGAGCATATTTTGTAATGTCAATTGTTATTATCTTTTGTCATTCAATAGGAGGGACCAATGatttatttaatgttgattaAAGCGGTATATAACAAagggttaaattattatttggggCTTGGATTCAGCggcaattatttttatattgaccttaaaatttttttcaagctAAGCTTCGCACTTTACAATTGTTCTTGTATTAGggttcgaattttgaaattctttcttAAAGCTAGGTTTTGAACTTTACAATTATTTTCGTGTTgagacttgaaattttttttaagtttaacaTTTGTTCTCATGTTACAATTGTTTCCCTGTTAGGGCTTAAATAGTTTAAACTCTTACATGGAAATAGTTGCCAAGTTCATGAAACTATGAAAAAACCGAAATgacctcaaaattttaaaaccgaACATGATTCAACCCAGATTAAGCCGACCCAAAATTAGCTATACCATTCCAAATCTAGctggtattgtaacaccccttacccgagaccgtctccggaatcgagtacgagatgtcatccaatttaacttaccgattcggagcataaaaatttgcttttaaaattaaattcactgttcataacaacactatccacctgcgcaactgtcactaatttaattataacttgagttacgaaactcaaaatttaaatccgtaaattttccgtgaaactagactcatattcctacttaccataaaattttcagaatttttgacttagcacattagtacagtttattcattaaagtatcccctgtttcacagctcgacagatctgacctcttggcgctaaaaatcaaatatctaattgtaaagaattcatataaggttaccattaatttattttgaaaatagactcattaaggaatctaaacatataaattatgacctataattatttctgtacaatttataatgattttctaaagttagaacaggggacttcaaaaaccattctgaccctgtctcactaaaatttaaatatctcaaaatataaaatttctttgcctacaccgtttctttcatgtaaaaatagacttgataagatttaattctatatatcattcaccctctaattccatttctactatttatggtgatttttcacattcacgtcactgctgctgtcaaagaaactgcttctttgaattagttaccatttaaacatacataactccaaaacatattcattaataactacttcaatagctaacattagccatatcatttggacatgctcaaaatgattaagactctatacatgccatagtttaaacattttgaaaagaacataataccgagatggttatgatagtgtgatacgagctccgacggtccactattcgatcaagttcaaatcactataaaacaaaggaaagaaagagatgtgtaagctataaatagcttagtaagttacatgtaaacaataattactcaattaataattaacacttttaacatataactaatcaaaacatttcttagcaatttcaatcacttacacatacacaatcttaccaattcacttgcatatacattttcacacttaacatttcatattcactttaattcattattaatcccgttgaacacttggaatatacacggatacgtagagatttagcacataagtgccacactgatatgtagccgaagctaccactgatatgtagccgaagctaccactggatgtagccaaagctaccactgaaatgtagccgaagctaccactgatcaataacactggaaatgtccacgggtctgctcacacaagctgtcaggtgtctgcaacacatgctagatcacccagcacccgggactcactgtaacactgtaacactggtctctagtgacatgtcacttgtatccaattctattcctaagttcaaccgggaatttacacttaacactttattttcaacactttatcacttgaataattcatgaacaactttccttccacattcaatattaattcacatatcaaatataattcacaatttatacaaatataactattatttacatataacttacctcggatgcaaaacgactatttttgtaatttagtcgataactttctcttttccccgatcacttgcactatttcttctttcttgatctatattaacacaatttaatacattttatcaatattccattcaaatacaattcatacacaacattttgacacatttacatttttccccataacttttcaaaaattccacttttgtccctaagctcgtaaaaataaaattctctaaattcttaaatttcaaacttcactaaatcatatttcatgctcataacgggcctcaatttcacaaaatcacaactttatgcacactttaccatctttcacaatttagccctttttcaacatttttcattgaaattcatctagtaaaacttgtaattaacacttcaaacattcattatctaacatcactaatcaatttacaattatatcatgaatgggtcaatttttaaactttaatttcatttcaattaaatggtagaaacatgaaattcaagcttcaataagcataaaaatacgaaaataattaaaaacggggcaagaaatcacttacaattgagcttaggaaaatcaaaacccttaactatggtaacctgaaactttcggcagcaagcttctgatttttttgaagaagatggacacttattttctctttattttgtcttttacccaatttggacaaaaatgcccttgacccattacttagatatttttctagaaatacccttttgtgtccataacactaatttatggt includes:
- the LOC107909355 gene encoding uncharacterized protein, with amino-acid sequence MGFQSSVESKMLGLKFTSSKHKRSKSFPEKRRVEEDSLDGSLEASNRIKLDMRHLKDTVKTRNKQSPSPGTEVQQNSLKQEILQLEKRLQDQFEVRHALETALGYRTSSHDNRNETSVSITKPATELIKEIAVLELEVVYLEQYLLLLYRKAFDQQVSSISLSKRDERIKTPLDSPRGRFSKVSRPDDVSKVENLAVRSSYCENPCEEPSVHRCHSSLSQHSVLSSRTSTLDENLDRAIRACHSQPLSMTEYAQNASNIISLAEHLGTRISDHVPETPNKLSEDMIKCMAAIYCKLADPPLIQNGFSSPNSSMSSASAFSPPQQHDMWSPGFRNNSSFDVRLDNPFHVEGLKEFSGPYSTMVEVPWIFRDSQKLGDVEHLLQNFRSLICRLEEIDPMNLKHEEKLAFWINIHNSLVMHAFLAYGIPQNNVKRLFLLLRAAYNIGGHTISADTIQSSILGCRISRPGQWLRLLLSSKTKFKTGDEKQAYAIKQPEPLLYFALCTGNHSDPAIRAYTPKRVFQELETAKEEYIRATFGVRKDQKILLPKIIESFAKDSSLDSVGIIEMVERALPESLRRSIRKCQLGKSRKNIAWIPRNFTFRYLISKELLR